The Spirochaetota bacterium genome includes a window with the following:
- a CDS encoding LacI family DNA-binding transcriptional regulator: MANLKDIAEKAGVSIRTVARVLQDHPHVSADKRALVRKTVAQLGYRPNMLARALKTRRTMMIGVISSSLDTEVMSRKISSICTALSRAGYRTTLGLTYGVAGRIDQFIEDFSQFCDGIVFAGYSPSDTSLCTMDIPFVLVDTRRTEYPSVFIDRKAGVVQACDSLRGKYERYVFLTPNADDAEDRRAAFDTSVDALGSVEKRIIVTAESGLPGGYSAGDDISGMQRTLVVCYSDKTAVGLLKRLYELTARIPEDIGVIGFDDDEYPRFAYKSLSTVTQPTGELADEAVAVLTLRMNGEEAATRTVKTSFIARESTGNTRKNN, translated from the coding sequence ATGGCAAATTTGAAAGATATAGCTGAAAAAGCAGGCGTTTCGATACGGACGGTGGCCCGAGTGCTGCAGGACCATCCCCATGTATCCGCGGACAAGCGCGCCCTTGTGAGAAAGACCGTCGCTCAACTCGGATACCGCCCGAACATGCTCGCACGCGCGCTGAAAACGCGACGGACCATGATGATAGGCGTCATATCGAGTTCGCTTGATACCGAGGTCATGTCGCGCAAGATATCGTCGATATGTACCGCGTTAAGCAGAGCGGGATACCGCACCACGCTCGGCCTCACGTACGGCGTCGCCGGGCGCATCGATCAGTTCATAGAGGATTTCTCTCAATTCTGCGACGGTATTGTTTTCGCCGGCTATTCACCGTCCGATACATCCCTCTGCACAATGGATATCCCCTTCGTGCTTGTCGATACCCGCCGCACGGAATATCCGTCCGTATTCATCGATCGCAAGGCGGGCGTCGTTCAAGCCTGCGATTCCCTCCGCGGAAAATATGAACGTTATGTGTTCCTCACACCGAACGCCGATGACGCCGAGGACCGCAGGGCTGCATTCGACACAAGCGTTGATGCCCTCGGCTCCGTCGAGAAACGCATCATCGTCACCGCCGAGTCAGGACTTCCCGGCGGATACAGCGCGGGGGATGATATCTCCGGCATGCAGCGTACCCTCGTCGTATGCTACAGCGACAAGACCGCCGTCGGCCTCCTCAAACGTCTCTATGAGCTCACGGCACGCATCCCGGAGGACATCGGCGTCATCGGTTTTGACGATGATGAATATCCGCGCTTTGCGTATAAGTCGCTGTCCACGGTCACGCAGCCGACAGGTGAACTCGCTGACGAAGCGGTCGCAGTGCTCACGCTCCGCATGAACGGCGAGGAAGCGGCGACCCGCACGGTAAAGACATCGTTCATTGCACGGGAATCAACGGGCAACACCCGAAAAAATAATTGA
- a CDS encoding MFS transporter, with product MTFLIYLLPFLADVCVGIFLFTMPVIASNAGASPLYIAGYPVIFSICYLGTSVLLSRLRVDRSTSFRILRVTIAVIMAVAAAAFVFPLPHLFFIYAFVLGIVCALYFVSFQVLMDAVSKDQPLYCNVSNYNISWSLGLGVGPFISGSVYRLGASVPFLFILLCGAGVLVLLAVVKKSRLKEIRSGCDKPDRTRVTPNMLILGWALILIGASSGTFLRVMFPDHGLKLGLGEFTAGALVLVFLGVQAAVSFGMRYWYTFIEKHRLLLPVTIIAVGAFVLIGFARSLPLLVPAFILAGVFGALAFFYAIYYSLADTKHSLRNVSINESLVGISGILAPFGMGGIATAVNYSAAFTAVAVFVGVIFLAAFLYYILRPAMKKPAHR from the coding sequence ATGACGTTCTTGATCTATCTGCTCCCGTTCCTCGCCGATGTGTGTGTCGGTATCTTCCTCTTCACGATGCCGGTGATAGCGTCCAATGCGGGCGCATCACCGCTCTACATCGCCGGATATCCGGTCATTTTCAGCATCTGCTATCTCGGCACATCGGTGCTCCTTTCTCGGCTGCGTGTTGACCGATCGACGAGCTTCCGTATCCTGCGTGTCACGATCGCCGTCATCATGGCGGTCGCCGCGGCGGCATTCGTCTTCCCGCTGCCGCATCTATTCTTCATCTATGCATTCGTTCTCGGCATCGTCTGCGCGCTTTATTTCGTCTCATTTCAGGTGCTCATGGACGCTGTTTCGAAGGATCAGCCGCTGTACTGCAATGTCAGTAATTACAATATTTCCTGGAGTTTAGGCCTCGGTGTCGGCCCGTTCATATCGGGGTCGGTATACCGGCTCGGGGCATCAGTCCCCTTTCTCTTCATTCTTCTCTGCGGCGCAGGCGTGCTCGTGCTCCTCGCGGTGGTAAAGAAGAGCCGCCTCAAGGAGATCCGTTCCGGCTGCGATAAGCCCGACCGGACGAGGGTAACGCCGAACATGCTGATACTCGGATGGGCGCTCATACTCATCGGGGCGTCGTCGGGGACATTCCTCCGCGTCATGTTCCCCGATCATGGTCTTAAGCTCGGGCTCGGTGAATTCACCGCCGGGGCGCTCGTGCTCGTATTCCTCGGCGTGCAGGCCGCAGTATCGTTCGGGATGCGGTACTGGTATACATTCATCGAAAAACACCGGCTTCTTCTGCCGGTCACGATCATTGCGGTCGGCGCATTCGTATTGATAGGATTTGCACGCTCGCTCCCGCTCCTTGTCCCGGCGTTCATCCTTGCCGGCGTATTCGGTGCGCTTGCGTTCTTCTATGCCATCTATTATTCGCTCGCTGATACGAAGCATTCGCTGCGCAATGTCAGCATCAATGAATCGCTTGTCGGGATAAGCGGCATACTCGCGCCGTTCGGCATGGGCGGCATCGCCACTGCGGTGAATTATTCAGCTGCTTTTACGGCGGTGGCAGTGTTTGTCGGCGTGATATTTCTCGCTGCGTTCTTATACTATATCCTCCGGCCCGCGATGAAAAAGCCCGCCCATAGATGA
- a CDS encoding kelch repeat-containing protein: MKKIGTLIALSIAALAGISCLPSLKGHENPYDPNAIFTAGTTWHNAVASAPFACRYSHGCAVFKNKLWVIGGVTQNPYGWTNDVWYSGNGTNWVQLKVNPPFHARMDFGCTVFNDKLWVVCGNAEGQYSNDVWSSSDGDTWVNMAPTSPPPRRMRFGNIAVFKNRMWIVGGLDIVEQTNDVWSSADGITWTRQTANGGFQARYDHTVSVFDDRLWIVGGFNGTTPRNDIWYSSNGINWTQITAPEFGQHCWHTAPVHNNRIMIIGGSYNGTGPTNDVWYTSGGSTWTVATAGAQFPPRLEHTAVSFNGSVWLIGGQVSDGGTVYTNDIWYSE, encoded by the coding sequence ATGAAAAAAATCGGAACACTCATTGCACTATCAATAGCTGCGCTCGCAGGGATATCCTGCCTTCCGTCTCTGAAAGGTCATGAGAACCCGTATGACCCGAACGCGATATTTACCGCGGGGACAACGTGGCATAATGCGGTCGCATCCGCCCCGTTCGCCTGCAGATATTCCCACGGCTGTGCCGTATTCAAGAACAAGCTCTGGGTCATCGGCGGTGTTACGCAGAATCCGTATGGCTGGACAAACGATGTCTGGTATTCCGGTAACGGGACGAATTGGGTGCAGCTGAAAGTGAACCCCCCGTTCCATGCGCGTATGGATTTCGGCTGTACGGTATTTAACGACAAGCTGTGGGTGGTATGCGGCAACGCAGAAGGACAGTATTCGAACGATGTCTGGTCCTCTTCTGACGGTGACACGTGGGTGAATATGGCGCCGACATCGCCGCCGCCTCGGCGTATGCGCTTCGGCAATATTGCGGTATTCAAGAATAGAATGTGGATAGTCGGCGGATTGGATATCGTTGAGCAGACAAATGACGTATGGTCTTCAGCGGACGGCATAACGTGGACACGGCAGACCGCGAACGGCGGATTTCAGGCGCGGTACGATCATACCGTTTCGGTATTCGATGACAGACTGTGGATAGTCGGCGGCTTCAACGGAACGACGCCGCGCAACGATATATGGTATTCATCCAACGGCATCAATTGGACACAGATAACCGCCCCGGAATTCGGGCAGCATTGCTGGCATACGGCGCCGGTTCACAACAACCGCATCATGATAATCGGCGGGAGCTATAACGGCACCGGGCCGACGAATGATGTGTGGTATACATCGGGCGGCTCGACATGGACGGTCGCGACCGCGGGAGCTCAATTCCCACCGCGACTTGAGCATACCGCGGTATCGTTCAACGGCAGTGTGTGGCTCATTGGCGGACAGGTGAGTGACGGCGGTACAGTGTATACGAACGATATCTGGTATTCGGAATAA